The following is a genomic window from Antechinus flavipes isolate AdamAnt ecotype Samford, QLD, Australia chromosome 3, AdamAnt_v2, whole genome shotgun sequence.
AAGTCAATAATACTAATCCCACAGATTTCAAATCCAGGACTAAGAAGCAAATGTGGACATTGATTGCCAAAGATGCTTCAAAAGTACATAGATAAGTGGTGATTTAACAAGCTATAGAACAAGTAGATTGATCCATGAAGTCAATATGTCATTTGCTGCTGTAACCACCATTGAATTTGATCTTCAGGCATAGACAGTTTATTAATCAATACTTCATTTATTTCAAGACTTGGAAAATACACCTAGTTccaatgtggtttttttttttttaagtttaaatcaTGTGAACTCTCAAAAAGTGTCTGGAATAACTGTCAGCCATGGGAGACAGTTTGCTAATAGCATAGGCTTAAATcaaaccaaataataataatgaaatagaaaacttaagAATAAAACCTAGTTTCAGCAACCCTCCTTTAtgcatcttcctttctttctcactctctctttatCTTCAAAGAGTTCAACCATGTCATGTGCTTGAGCTTCCTGGAGAGAGTTATTAAAGTAGCAGGTGCTGCTTGCTTCCATTTCTCTTTATCACATGCCGCCCTCACTTGATTTGTAATAAGgtaaaagtttaaattaaatactTGTGGCAAGTTTATAAGAACACATCACTTTTCTTTAAGCAATTCAGTGTATTTCCTCCTGCCACATACAGGATCTCAAAAATTAATGTTCCCTTTCCTGTTTGTGTCTTCCTTGGTCAGACAGGACAAAACTGGCTTCAGCAGGAGCCTAGGCTGAGGGATGGGACTGTTTGCTTCTTGCAGCTGCCAGGCTTGTGTGCCACATGCTTTCTATCTCACTTGGCTCATATTTTGGGAGGTATGGGTCCAATGTGCTATTCTAAATGTGACCATGTGTATTGAACCCAGGGTTCTTGAATACAGATTTTCCAAGATGTAGGAAATATAACCTGGGTATTTCCAGTggaaaattatgtattttaaattacAGAAACTTTCTGTACTGTTCCCTTCCAGTAAATAGGAGCAGTTAAATGCTGCATAGATTGAATTTAAACAGGAATATAGGAAAGCAATGGGGGAAAAACAATGGAGAAAAGATCCAATAGATGTTAAGTCCCAATTTTCTtacccataaaatgggaataagaattgTAATTTCTATGTTCCCAAGGTTGTAAAGCCCAGattagaaaatttatataaatacttaaaaacCTTGAATCACTCTGTGACCGGTAATTATGAATAAGCCTTCTTTCAGAGGAGGGACCGAAAGGTGAGAGTCTGCCTCCCTGCTTTCCATCAGTGTTGTATTTAAGGTCTTGTCAGGTTCTtcaccttgagagtgtccttggcTTATCCACCAGCCAGCCACAGTGCCTGAAATCCCCCATTTTTCACACTTTGCCTTAAATTATTCTATGCTATTGGCTGCATTATTGTAGCATAATAAGAGGACTGCCAAATTTGTGCTTGAATTCTGATTTGAGGCACTGGACAAAGTACTTTTAACTTGTTGGAAACTGCTTATCTGTGCAGTGGGTTAATACTACTTAtaatatctacaaaatgaggaaagaaagccCTTTGTGAACCTTTACCCCTGTATAAATCTTGGGGGTGAGGCACTACCTCCTTATTAACATTAACACCTTCAGTTGATAAGAGTAGCCCCAGGAGAGAGCAGGTCTCTTAAGAAGATGGGAGACAGGGAAGGTAAGTAAATGTTAATTGGGAATGGGGCAGCGGGTGGCAAGATGTAAAGACAAAAGGGGCAGAGTCTGGGGCATTCCTGAGAAGGAAATCCCAAAGTAGAGCCAGTGGACAACAGCTCTTAGATCAGAATGAGCAAGCTACCAAGTGTCTcgagggacagggagagggagtGGTAGGaatcaataaaagagaaatagaaaaatgtccCAAAGAGAACTTTTCCTGGCTCAGCTGTACTTAGGGCTGACTTGGCCTGTCCCAAGCAGAATATGTCCCAGGAACCCTGACTCTTTCCTGCCTTATTCTGAGATGCcagtattttcccatttttaactGAGTTTTAATCATTCAAAAATCTGGGAACTGCGGTCTTGTTACAGGATCATGCACTCGTAGGATGTTCAGAGCTGAAAGGGGACTTTAGAGGGCCATCAAGACTGAAACTTCCCCAGAGGGAAACCCTTCTGTTGTGACTGTACCTAGGATGAAAAAGCAATCCATGTCCTCCCCTTATTTTCCAGGCAGCTGAAGCATGACTTTCCCAGGGCCTTGATCTTCAGTACGGATGAATTTTTCTTCAAGGAAGATGGTACTTATGAATTCAACCCAGATGTCCTAGAGGAAGCTCATGACTGGAACCAGAAAAGAGGTGATGAAAGCCTCCTAGGCTCCTGGGAGGCCCCCACGTGTTTTGCATGCCAGGCAGAGTGCAGGGGCAACGGAAGGAAGATGTTCTAAGGAAGGGCAGCAGCTCCACTCACTCACTGTCTCCCAGAGCGGCTCACCTGAGCCGACTTGTTCCTGTGGCCTCTAGGAAGAAGGGATCTCTATCTAATACAGACCAGGGTTAGAAGAGAGGGCATTCAGGCTGTGTAATGGCAATGTCCAAGAGTAAACAAAAATGAACCCTGTGGATGTCACTCACCCCTTCCACTGTTTGTTGCATGTTGTTTACTGTTGTGTAACATGTTGTGTTGCAGCAAGGAAAGCAATGAGGAATGGCATATCCCCAATTATAATTGATAATACCAACCTTCACGCCTGGGAGATGAAGCCCTATGCAGTCATGGTAGGAAGAAGTATCATTCTGAATTTTCAGTTATAGACGTTGGTGGGAAAGTGAAAacattcattctttcctctcttcttgatCTTCCGCTTCCATCTATTGGCAGCAACGGCCCTTCTCCCTCCTGGGAGCAAAGGGGCTGAGGCTTCATTCTGCCGCTTGCCTTGGCTGTTCTGTGGCTGAAATTTTCCGAAAATGACACCTCCCCAGCTGTTACTCTGTCCCTAGGAGATGACAGTATGACAATTTTCAAATCCTTCCTTGTTCCTGTTCTGAGTTCTTGGCAGATTCTCTGTTTTGGGCCGGTCTATTTGGAGAGGGCACTGCGGTTCTCCCAGAAACAGAGGTTGCTGGGTCAGACAACTTAAAGGGAGAGTTGTCTTTTGGTCTCTTGCATATTTCAGGACTCTTTAACAGGCCAATTTAATTCTTTAGTAAGCCAGAGCTTTGGGTCCTATGCATGCGCGCCTGCTTCTTTGCAAGTTCAAACTCCACAGAATTTTTGAGTCAAAATTAAACTGGAACAAATGCTATGATCTTATGTGTGTGATATGTATTTTGTAAACATATTCGAGTGCCTAtaattcatttctcaaacatcCATATTAACTATGATGGGAAAGAATAACGTGGATAATTCCCAAATCCTTTCGACTttggaatgaatttttttattaataaaaaaaatcttctttgtaTTGATATTAAacagattttcttcctttcttttcctccacaCATCTACTGATAGTGGGGGAAGGCATTCAGAAGCTCTTGGGGCACCGGGGAGAGGACAGACTGGCATATAACATTTACTACTAGTGATCTCCACATGGGTAATCATGCATTGACTATCTCCAAAAAGGGACTCattctattctaattcatttgATTACATATTTGATTCCTATCACAAATACAAAACTCAtctatatcatattattattttacttttggcAAAGCATTAAACTCAGGTCTGCAGCATTCCTTGCTTTCTTCTCTCATTGTTTTTCATGGGTTCAGGTTATAGTGTTTGGTGGTTGGTTGAGGGAGGGTAGTCTATGCTGGCTAgttctgaaatgaaaaaagaatgagcAAGGAGTATAGGGTACATGGGGAAAAGCAAAACTCAGAATTAAGAGTCCAGAAAGAACAGATTTTTGTGGAAGGAGTTTGAACTGgtcttatttttaagttttctgaaTATCTTCAATCTTTTTTCCTTAGGATGCATTCAGTAGTTATTTATGACTTTACAAGAATTAGGTGCTTTCTAGATTACTTTATTTAAGTAACCTTCCAGTTAGAGGAATGAATATTACatttgaagaagaggaaaatgaaaatttgtatATCAGGCTAGTAAACAGGGAGGAAAGTGGACAAGACGTAAAACATGAATATGTATGAATGGACATTgtttaaaggaataaagaaaatgtcttgattggaaagggggaaaagtggCTCATGTTCCATCGTACTGAATGGCAGGAAGAGTTTCTTCTAGGGAAGAATGCCCAGGTAGGTTAAATGGAAATTATTAAGCTTTGTTCCTAAACTGGGAAGATGATGACATTTCTGTGGATTCTAAGTGCCTCTGAGAGAGTTCATACTCTTTGATAAGTATTCCATaacaatataatgaaaaagtAAAACAGTACTCTGTATTCAGATGCTACAGAGAAGTTTTTTGTGTTTTAccctaacaaaaaaaaatctcaactatCAAAAACACATCTAACATTCTCACTTCCTAAATGAAGATCATGCTATGTTCCTAGAGTAATTATAGaagtgaatttaaaaatcatttaataattccTGATGTCTTTGGACAGGATTACATTTGCCAAAATAGATCCACATAGTTTTTACATCTTCTCTTTAAACATTCCAGGAAGGATTTTATGGACTTTCTCTATCACATTTTTTCTGAAACctgttaatactttaaaaaaaaatgaatgtaaagaaCTTCTTGAACATAATAAGAACtttgaaaacattataaaaagagaatcaaCTCTAGATACTGTGAAGCCATTAGTTAAATCAAGATATGACCAAGGGTTGTGAATTACCAGCAATGCAAGAGAGTTTTAGAAAAGTTACAGAATAAATGTTGTGACAGAATAAATAATGTCAAACACATGCCTATGTCCTCAGTggtttttgcattttctttttaaattcaggcACTTGAAAATAACTATGAAGTTATATTCCGAGAACCTGAGACTTGTTGGAAATTCAATGTTCAAGAGTTAGCAAGGTACTTTTTTCCTTTAGTACTTCTTAACATGTATATGTCTTgtagttttcaattatttcaaaatgaaaCAAGACTCTTTAAATGACAGAAATGATAATTCTTGAAAGTGGCTCTCAAATGATGAGTTTTAGATTTTTCAGCCTTTTGTCTAGAACTGGGTATCTCAGCAAATTCTGATTCCTTTGTTAAGACTATTGATTTCAAGGTTTGTCTTTGTGTACTAAAAgatttaatacaaataaatatttgctaaagaaccagaaaaaaacagATGCCCACTGACAGGGAATGGCTAAGTAAAATGTGGTGGTATATATATTGCAATATTATTGCACTGCAAGAAATTATGTACATAAAGGACACACAGAAGCTTGGGAAGACTAGTAGCAATTTTGGAAACAGTTTTTTCCActgttttcctcccttccctccattgcTTTCCTACCTAGATTTCTGTTTAAAGTCATTCTGTGCAGCACTTACCTGCTCCCACTTAGTGGAATTTACCTAATCATGGAacccaaaatggaaaaatagtatATAGAAGTGGAAAGCACAAAAACAATTGAAACTAAGTACTGTGTAATTATATGACCAAACTTAGCtcagaagagatatgagaatgtACCTTCATCCAATCTTTGAAGAGAGGAGGGATTATAGGTCTTGAATACAGAATATGCCATCAGTCAATTGAAGTTTTAAGTAGTCTTGTTGAACTGCATTTTTCATCCGTTTTTTGAGGGGGAAAGGCTATCTGAGGGAGCTGGGTGaaataaaagatcatttaaaaatcagtaaataaaacaaactctgagaaaaaaaatcttgttcaaAGAGGAAATGTCACCTGAAGAAAACATACAAGCAGGTCATTTTAAAGCAGTGTTCTGGAAGTGAGATTGTATAGTGTTTTAAAACATCCCTTAGGTAAAAAAGATATTGTTAGATGCTAACCTGGTACTAGCTCTCATGGGAGGACTCCAATATAACAATACTTAACTCTGAACTACGATTATTAATGTGAAATGCTTGATGAGATCCAATGATGATCCTTGAGTTTGAGAGAAATTTTCACTTCAATCCAAATATGTGGTACCCTTTTTGCTTCTGCTTCCTCACACTGGTGTAAATGGCACAAGGAAGACAGGGTTCCAAGGTAACTTAAGGATCAGATTTTACATTTTCCCCATTAACTCTGGGAATAAGAATCATCACACTTTTTAGCATATGAAAATAGCCTTGACAtgttgctataattattattttctctcttttcaatgcAGAAGAAACACACATGGAGTCCCAAGAGAAAAAATCCACCGAATGAAAGAACAGTATGAACATGATGTGACCTTTCACAGTGTACTTCATTCCGAAAAACCTAGCCGATTGAACAGAAGCCAGGACAGGCACATGGCGCCTTTCAACAATGCAGGATATTGGAACGCCTACTCAGGGTTTCCAAACCGGAGAGTTCCCAGGGGCTTCCCAAGTGACAGCTACTTTAACAGAAGGGGGGGTGACCATAATGGATATTAAGAgttctatattttatctttttgactGTTTTAAAATTTCCTAAATCAGTTTTTACttcaaatttttgtattttattatctgTTCAGTTTGTCAGAGTTCTAATGTAATTCCGAGGTAAATAATTGAACTGGGGAAGTCTTTGTGCCTAAGTCATTATTATCATCAAAAGGAATGCATTAAGTGACCACATGTGCTGAGGGCCTGTGTACAGCTGACTAAACAGGTACAGTCCCTTCCTCTGAGAATGAAATTGCAGatgaaaatagataataaatgtgTGCTCAGGTGTAGAGGACATGTGTGGCCATGTGATTAAATCAAACTGTACCAGTTCATAATGTGTTTCTATGATAGATATTTGAACATTAGTGCAACTGGTTTGTTTCTCTGTAAtagataaggattttttttttcacttgatatATTTGACCTTTAGGACACTTATGCATGTCTTGTGTTGTGCTGTGGGGAGTGTCCATCTCATTTTAGATTGTCCCATTGCATATGTTGTTTTGGTTAAGATATATGTGCTTCAGAGTGTACGAGTCGTGACCAAAAGggggatatttttcttttaaaacaaatgtagcaGAATTTATACAAGTGTTCTTCCCTTGAAAATAGTCACTTTAAGGAAGATTAAATCCAAGATTGCTATTATTTCAAAGTATTTggaaaggaaactaattatattaaataatgaaatcaCAGCCATAACTCCTTTTTgatcacccctcccccccccatccaTTGGTTTCCAAGAGCTTTAGACCACACTAGACTATAATTAAAAGCTAACTGCACTTTAAAAGTATCTTTAGGTTTGTATAGAAACATTGTTTCTAGTTTATCAGAAACAGATCAAATTTTGGGCAACTCAGTTAACTAAACATCAATCATAAACTAGGTGGCTAAAAAAAACACAATATCAAGACCAGTAGCATCATTAACATGGTAGCAATGAGACCATGCACAATATCCAAGAAGACGGTATCTTGGGAATGTCCCTTTCTTGAGTTAAATCATGGAAAAGCATCTGTTAACAAGTACTGTTTCCTTAGTGAAAATTAattagttttttcccccttgttaCCTATTCACTTTAGATAGTGATAAACCATCATGACATATAGCTTTCCATTTGCTTTTGGCTAATGTAGGATTGTTCTCTATAGgctatattttctagtgttttgtaacctctaatttttaaagtgttttgaaCAATGGTGCTTTAAGTGGTTCTTTACTGTATGTTGTATTTATATGAATTTAACAAAGCAAATATTGAATGTAAACTATGTTTTCTGGATATGACATTCTATTTTCTTACATGGTATCAATATACATCAGTACTTAAGAACACTAATGATTTTCTACTTCCTTCACTgccaaaaattaaaacaattggtCCTCTTTGAGTTAACTGTGGCAAAAAATAAATACCTCCCacctcaaacacacacacacacacacacacacacacaaacgaCCAAACTCTGTCGATGAACTAGCTCTGTTCATGAGTCTCTTTAAATTCAGCTAGGCTGATTTTGAGATGAAAGACATACAGTCTATTTCCAAGCCCAGGTTATGGCCACAATGACACTGTAATATGTTAATCtaaatcaaaaaaagattttttttgatgaATCAATAGAAGACCTAGGAGAAATTGGAAAGTTAAGAAAACCAAGAGGGGAATGTAGGAAGAATACAGTAAGTAGTGCCAAGGTCTGCTGAGAGATCATGGCCTGTTTTAATGCATGTAAACAAATGAAAGTGACATCTGCTCTATAAAATTTTCTCCAGTAATTTACCTAAAGACATTTGAAAGCCTGAGATATTAGCATTCCATAATCTGGCaacatttaacattcattttgctGTAATCTTAATACCCATTTCCAGCAAAAAGATAAACTTTTCTAagttggtatttcctttttttaacagGAAGATCCCATAGATTTTGACAGATGTTGCTACTCAAATTTGGGCCAAAGGATAACAGGCTTAAGTTTAAAGTGTCATCATAAATTTTACTAAACTGTAAGAGTAAACTCTGTCAAAAAACATCAGTCatgtgcttattatgtgccagacacaggAGTAAGCACTAGTGAcaagaaacaaaattttgtttaaaaatcctTGTTCTCAAGCCTGTATATAAATGGGGCATACAATAAGAACATAgacaagataatttgagaaggGATCCCTTAATAGCAAGGAGGACCAGAAAGGGCTTCAAGGAGAATGTAGCCCTTGACctaagaatgaagaaaaacaggGATTGGGATGGGGGAATCAGTCTAGCCCTGAGAAAGAGACAGGACAAAAGGAGATAGATGTGATGTGGCTAATATGGCTGAATTGTAATATTTAGGAAGAACGCAATATCTAAGAGGGGAAGAAACAATAGGATCCACTTCTCTTTCCAGTCTTAAACCTTATTTTCCTTCACATGTAGagatttaaataccaaatagaaaaagttgTAAAGGTActaaatagggagccactggagttgatGAGAAAGGAGGGAACACAGAGCTATGCATTAAGGAAATTGCTCTACTGTGTGGAAGACAAAATTGCAGAAGGAGGCAAACCAAAGAAGCTAGTGTAATAATTCATTCAAGAATAAAAGGGTCTAAATTGGGTGGCATGAGTGGCATGTAGGAGACCCATTCCAAAAACACTGAAGATTTGACTATTGATTGGACATGTGGTGAGCAAAAGGAGATCCAGGTTGTGAACTTAGATGAATGGAGAGATGATGGTGTTCTTGATAGGAGcagggaaatttggaaaaggCTTAGGTtttcaagagagagagaattgttttGAAAAGAACAATAGGCAATTGGAAATAGTTGGAATAAGGCTGGATTTAAGGTTCAGGGAGCTGTTTGCACAGAGATACTAGAAGAATGAATGGGAACTGATTAAGTCAACCAGTGAGGCTGTACAAAATAAAAAGGGCAGGACAGAGCCTCTGGATGCACTCACTGCTGGTCAACATAATATGGATAATGAATCAATAGAAGACCTAGGAGAAATTGGAAAGTTAAGAAAACCAAGAGGGGAATGTA
Proteins encoded in this region:
- the N4BP2L1 gene encoding NEDD4-binding protein 2-like 1 isoform X1 → MAEKPQQQQQQQRQYQPRRPPQEARLRYRGPSWAPSALPMEESFLHSFSSLSLQPPPPPQPAPPRRRPPRRGSFRKHLYLLRGLPGSGKSTLARQLKHDFPRALIFSTDEFFFKEDGTYEFNPDVLEEAHDWNQKRARKAMRNGISPIIIDNTNLHAWEMKPYAVMALENNYEVIFREPETCWKFNVQELARRNTHGVPREKIHRMKEQYEHDVTFHSVLHSEKPSRLNRSQDRHMAPFNNAGYWNAYSGFPNRRVPRGFPSDSYFNRRGGDHNGY